The Populus alba chromosome 4, ASM523922v2, whole genome shotgun sequence genome contains a region encoding:
- the LOC118033049 gene encoding transcription factor VOZ1, which produces MGKGSKINCKSASHKLFKDKAKNRVDDLQGMFLDLQFARKESRAVDVAVLEEQVHQMLREWKSELNEPSPASSLQQGGSLGSFSTDICRLLQLCEEEDDATSALAAPKLEPNDQSMQGGDNVVFQEEYAVNHGQQEHAFPFVDQCKDSPSGVRSLAINNIEGAAQLDYHQFDLPQSFEQNFYTSFNGTDLGEEDGMHHVSSYLPSMCPPPSAFLGPKCALWDCPRPAQGGLEWCQDYCSSFHHSLALNEGPPGMSPVLRPGGIGLKDGLLFAALSAKAEGKDVGIPECEGAATAKSPWNAPELFDLSVLEGETIREWLFFDKPRRAFESGNRKQRSLPDYTGRGWHESRKQVMNEFGGLKRSYYMDPQPLNNFEWHLYEYEINKCDACALYRLELKAVDGKKSAKGKIANESVADLQKQMGRLSAEFPPDNKRAVKGRTKVNAKVGAGNVYSGSTQVAPTNEAYDYGPGPHYDYLVESLEGYYLTQFKKP; this is translated from the exons ATGGGGAAGGGTTCAAAGATCAATTGTAAGTCAGCATCTCATAAGCTTTTCAAGGACAAGGCAAAGAACCGTGTTGATGATCTTCAAGGGATGTTCTTGGATCTGCAGTTTGCTAGGAAAGAAAGCCGCGCGGTTGATGTGGCTGTCCTCGAAGAGCAAGTTCATCAGATGCTTCGCGAATGGAAATCTGAGCTCAATGAGCCCTCTCCAGCATCTTCTTTGCAACAA GGTGGTAGTCTTGGGTCATTCTCGACAGACATATGTAGGTTGCTGCAGCTCTGTGAGGAGGAAGATGATGCCACTAGTGCACTAGCAGCGCCAAAGCTGGAACCTAATGATCAGAGCATGCAAGGTGGAGATAATGTGGTCTTTCAAgag GAATATGCTGTGAATCATGGTCAGCAAGAGCATGCCTTTCCATTTGTTGATCAATGCAAAGACTCCCCTTCGGGAGTTCGTAGCCTGGCGATTAATAACATAGAAGGGGCTGCTCAGTTGGATTACCATCAGTTTGATTTGCCTCAGAGTTTTGAGCAAAACTTCTACACTAGTTTTAATGGCACAGATTTGGGTGAAGAGGATGGTATGCATCATGTTTCTAGCTATCTGCCAAGCATGTGTCCTCCGCCCTCTGCATTCTTGGGCCCAAAATGTGCCCTTTGGGATTGTCCAAGGCCTGCTCAAGGAGGGTTGGAATGGTGTCAGGACTATTGTAGCAGCTTTCATCATTCTCTAGCATTGAATGAAGGGCCGCCTGGAATGAGCCCTGTTCTCAGACCTGGTGGAATTGGCCTGAAAGATGGTCTTCTATTTGCTGCCCTTAGTGCAAAGGCTGAAGGAAAAGATGTTGGTATCCCAGAATGTGAGGGAGCTGCAACTGCAAAGTCCCCATGGAATGCACCTG AGCTCTTTGATCTTTCTGTCCTTGAGGGTGAAACAATAAGGGAATGGCTCTTTTTTGATAAGCCTCGCAGAGCATTTGAAAGCGGGAACAGAAAGCAAAGGTCATTGCCTGATTACACTGGCCGTGGTTGGCATGAATCAAGGAAGCAAGTTATGAATGAATTTGGAGGGTTGAAGAGATCATATTACATGGATCCACAACCACTGAACAATTTTGAGTGGCATCTGTACGAATATGAAATCAATAAGTGTGATGCTTGTGCTCTATATAGATTGGAATTGAAGGCTGTTGATGGAAAGAAGAGTGCCAAGGGGAAAATAGCAAATGAATCAGTTGCTGATCTGCAGAAGCAGATGGGAAGACTCTCCGCCGAGTTCCCCCCTGACAACAAGCGTGCTGTTAAAGGAAGGACTAAAGTGAATGCCAAGGTCGGTGCTGGAAATGTTTATTCAGGCTCAACTCAGGTAGCACCAACCAATGAAGCATATGACTACGGGCCAGGTCCACATTATGATTATCTCGTTGAGAGTCTAGAAGGCTACTATCTGACACAGTTTAAGAAACCGTGA
- the LOC118033050 gene encoding uncharacterized protein isoform X1, whose amino-acid sequence MHPPPQALSPLSFPLLSPLPPSLSSKSRPTTKIPTFFFPKLPLTIPKFPLHVLHCTPKPTQQEQQILQFVADSNENTLPCVRTFENDLARLSLVGSVRFDQALTAAAADGGRAASEHLESGVPAMVVETVFPGPADEHATVSTRLFLPAKKVKEKAIRLKRSFKEDVLSGTMSQNILSMTFRQVVLQQIWNFELVLFRPGTERNMKDLENPREQVPASFFLGSSDEQVISLLAEAVCIAALQNTERVFLDDFMGKGPGGFFSWLRKPQRIVSRDSSVVIYKLFEDEIVENAKSLLESFNSSKERFQGIKVKRKYKWWTPLAHSKLEKIGGPEFSAWTSEHVPAYRLQIDADKVKDAKFEGWRESSGNRWEVLLTHSQMVGLAEIFDMYYEDIYTMPKEELSCGVVSNFTNLSKKKRSSSLMNVLSVTLVSGIFLVSISALSQFCLPHLRKGRLYAQENSSLPSSEIQFAVNESLDAAKLQEFCILICKKMKDSFGWPGDIVTDKKIGAWIGEIPAYFKTMDEADAASEENSTDSTPIPKIDADLKSSAQDIASYQVVLSTDGKIVGFQPTSGVGVNHWAANPLAKELYGGRNLSPGFIEPGLKIHFPDEVILIELLVSINSDAYFALARPV is encoded by the exons ATGCATCCTCCTCCACAAGCTCTCTCCCCCCTTTCCTTCCCTCTCCTCTCTCCGCTCCCTCCTTCCCTCTCCTCCAAGTCCAGACCAACCACAAAAATCCCTACATTTTTCTTCCCCAAACTACCCCTAACCATTCCCAAATTTCCCCTCCACGTCCTCCATTGTACTCCAAAACCCACACAACAAGAACAACAAATACTCCAATTCGTAGCGGACTCTAATGAAAATACTCTCCCTTGTGTCAGAACCTTCGAGAACGACTTGGCCCGGCTAAGCCTAGTCGGTTCCGTCCGCTTCGACCAAGCCCTTACTGCCGCCGCCGCCGATGGTGGCCGTGCCGCCTCTGAACACCTTGAATCCGGCGTCCCTGCAATGGTTGTTGAGACTGTCTTCCCTGGCCCCGCCGATGAGCACGCTACCGTCTCCACTCGACTg TTTTTGCCAGCAAAGAAAGTTAAGGAGAAAGCAATCAGACTGAAAAGGTCTTTCAAGGAAGATGTTCTGTCAGGCACTATGTCTCAGAACATTCTTTCAATGACATTTAGACAAGTAGTTTTGCAACAGATATGGAACTTTGAACTCGTTTTGTTCAGACCCGGAACAGAAAGAAACATGAAGGATCTTGAAAACCCGAGAGAG CAGGTTCCTGCTTCCTTCTTTCTCGGTTCATCAGATGAACAAGTTATATCTCTGCTCGCAGAAGCTGTTTGCATTGCTGCTCTTCAAAACACTGAAAGGGTTTTCCTTGATGATTTTATGGGGAAGGGTCCTGGTGGTTTTTTTAGCTGGCTCCGGAAGCCTCAAAGAATTGTATCAAGAGATTCCTCAGTTGTCATTTATAAGTTGTTTGAAGATGAGATCGTTGAGAATGCTAAGAGTTTGCTTGAGAGTTTTAATTCGAGTAAGGAAAGATTTCAGGGAATAAAAGTGAAGCGCAAGTATAAATGGTGGACTCCTTTAGCACACTCTAAGTTGGAAAAAATTGGCGGTCCTGAGTTCAGTGCTTGGACAAGCGAGCATGTACCTGCTTATAGGCTACAGATTGATGCTGATAAAGTGAAGGATGCAAAATTTGAAGGGTGGAGAGAATCTTCAGGGAATAGGTGGGAAGTACTTTTGACCCACTCCCAAATG GTTGGATTGGCTGAAATATTTGATATGTACTATGAAGATATATATACAATGCCCAAAGAAGAGTTATCATGTGGTGTTGTTTCAAATTTCACCaatttgtccaaaaaaaag AGGAGCTCTTCTTTGATGAATGTCTTGTCAGTGACACTTGTAAGTGGAATTTTCCTCGTCAGCATCAGTGCTCTTAGTCAGTTTTGCCTTCCTCATCTCCGCAAAGGACGACTGTATGCTCAAGAAAATAGTTCTCTTCCATCATCAGAAATTCAGTTTGCAGTAAATGAATCTCTGGATGCTGCAAAG TTACAAGAATTTTGCATCTTGATTTGCAAAAAGATGAAGGATTCTTTTGGCTGGCCTGGTGATATAGTGACAGATAAGAAGATTGGTGCCTGGATTGGTGAAATACCAGCTTACTTCAAAACAATGGATGAAGCTGATGCTGCTAGTGAAGAAAATTCAACTGATTCTACCCCCATACCGAAGATTGATGCAGATCTGAAATCATCTGCACAGGATATTGCTAGTTATCAG GTGGTTTTGTCAACTGATGGGAAAATTGTCGGTTTCCAACCTACAAGCGGGGTCGGTGTGAATCATTGGGCAGCCAATCCCCTAGCAAAGGAGCTTTATGGTGGGCGAAATTTATCCCCTG GATTTATTGAACCTGGCCTCAAGATCCACTTCCCGGATGAGGTAATTTTGATAGAGCTGTTGGTGTCAATTAATTCGGATGCCTATTTTGCGTTGGCTAGGCCAGTTTGA
- the LOC118033050 gene encoding uncharacterized protein isoform X3 translates to MHPPPQALSPLSFPLLSPLPPSLSSKSRPTTKIPTFFFPKLPLTIPKFPLHVLHCTPKPTQQEQQILQFVADSNENTLPCVRTFENDLARLSLVGSVRFDQALTAAAADGGRAASEHLESGVPAMVVETVFPGPADEHATVSTRLFLPAKKVKEKAIRLKRSFKEDVLSGTMSQNILSMTFRQVVLQQIWNFELVLFRPGTERNMKDLENPREQVPASFFLGSSDEQVISLLAEAVCIAALQNTERVFLDDFMGKGPGGFFSWLRKPQRIVSRDSSVVIYKLFEDEIVENAKSLLESFNSSKERFQGIKVKRKYKWWTPLAHSKLEKIGGPEFSAWTSEHVPAYRLQIDADKVKDAKFEGWRESSGNRLDWLKYLICTMKIYIQCPKKSYHVVLFQISPICPKKKRSSSLMNVLSVTLVSGIFLVSISALSQFCLPHLRKGRLYAQENSSLPSSEIQFAVNESLDAAKLQEFCILICKKMKDSFGWPGDIVTDKKIGAWIGEIPAYFKTMDEADAASEENSTDSTPIPKIDADLKSSAQDIASYQVVLSTDGKIVGFQPTSGVGVNHWAANPLAKELYGGRNLSPGFIEPGLKIHFPDEVILIELLVSINSDAYFALARPV, encoded by the exons ATGCATCCTCCTCCACAAGCTCTCTCCCCCCTTTCCTTCCCTCTCCTCTCTCCGCTCCCTCCTTCCCTCTCCTCCAAGTCCAGACCAACCACAAAAATCCCTACATTTTTCTTCCCCAAACTACCCCTAACCATTCCCAAATTTCCCCTCCACGTCCTCCATTGTACTCCAAAACCCACACAACAAGAACAACAAATACTCCAATTCGTAGCGGACTCTAATGAAAATACTCTCCCTTGTGTCAGAACCTTCGAGAACGACTTGGCCCGGCTAAGCCTAGTCGGTTCCGTCCGCTTCGACCAAGCCCTTACTGCCGCCGCCGCCGATGGTGGCCGTGCCGCCTCTGAACACCTTGAATCCGGCGTCCCTGCAATGGTTGTTGAGACTGTCTTCCCTGGCCCCGCCGATGAGCACGCTACCGTCTCCACTCGACTg TTTTTGCCAGCAAAGAAAGTTAAGGAGAAAGCAATCAGACTGAAAAGGTCTTTCAAGGAAGATGTTCTGTCAGGCACTATGTCTCAGAACATTCTTTCAATGACATTTAGACAAGTAGTTTTGCAACAGATATGGAACTTTGAACTCGTTTTGTTCAGACCCGGAACAGAAAGAAACATGAAGGATCTTGAAAACCCGAGAGAG CAGGTTCCTGCTTCCTTCTTTCTCGGTTCATCAGATGAACAAGTTATATCTCTGCTCGCAGAAGCTGTTTGCATTGCTGCTCTTCAAAACACTGAAAGGGTTTTCCTTGATGATTTTATGGGGAAGGGTCCTGGTGGTTTTTTTAGCTGGCTCCGGAAGCCTCAAAGAATTGTATCAAGAGATTCCTCAGTTGTCATTTATAAGTTGTTTGAAGATGAGATCGTTGAGAATGCTAAGAGTTTGCTTGAGAGTTTTAATTCGAGTAAGGAAAGATTTCAGGGAATAAAAGTGAAGCGCAAGTATAAATGGTGGACTCCTTTAGCACACTCTAAGTTGGAAAAAATTGGCGGTCCTGAGTTCAGTGCTTGGACAAGCGAGCATGTACCTGCTTATAGGCTACAGATTGATGCTGATAAAGTGAAGGATGCAAAATTTGAAGGGTGGAGAGAATCTTCAGGGAATAG GTTGGATTGGCTGAAATATTTGATATGTACTATGAAGATATATATACAATGCCCAAAGAAGAGTTATCATGTGGTGTTGTTTCAAATTTCACCaatttgtccaaaaaaaa agAGGAGCTCTTCTTTGATGAATGTCTTGTCAGTGACACTTGTAAGTGGAATTTTCCTCGTCAGCATCAGTGCTCTTAGTCAGTTTTGCCTTCCTCATCTCCGCAAAGGACGACTGTATGCTCAAGAAAATAGTTCTCTTCCATCATCAGAAATTCAGTTTGCAGTAAATGAATCTCTGGATGCTGCAAAG TTACAAGAATTTTGCATCTTGATTTGCAAAAAGATGAAGGATTCTTTTGGCTGGCCTGGTGATATAGTGACAGATAAGAAGATTGGTGCCTGGATTGGTGAAATACCAGCTTACTTCAAAACAATGGATGAAGCTGATGCTGCTAGTGAAGAAAATTCAACTGATTCTACCCCCATACCGAAGATTGATGCAGATCTGAAATCATCTGCACAGGATATTGCTAGTTATCAG GTGGTTTTGTCAACTGATGGGAAAATTGTCGGTTTCCAACCTACAAGCGGGGTCGGTGTGAATCATTGGGCAGCCAATCCCCTAGCAAAGGAGCTTTATGGTGGGCGAAATTTATCCCCTG GATTTATTGAACCTGGCCTCAAGATCCACTTCCCGGATGAGGTAATTTTGATAGAGCTGTTGGTGTCAATTAATTCGGATGCCTATTTTGCGTTGGCTAGGCCAGTTTGA
- the LOC118033050 gene encoding uncharacterized protein isoform X2, with amino-acid sequence MHPPPQALSPLSFPLLSPLPPSLSSKSRPTTKIPTFFFPKLPLTIPKFPLHVLHCTPKPTQQEQQILQFVADSNENTLPCVRTFENDLARLSLVGSVRFDQALTAAAADGGRAASEHLESGVPAMVVETVFPGPADEHATVSTRLFLPAKKVKEKAIRLKRSFKEDVLSGTMSQNILSMTFRQVVLQQIWNFELVLFRPGTERNMKDLENPREVPASFFLGSSDEQVISLLAEAVCIAALQNTERVFLDDFMGKGPGGFFSWLRKPQRIVSRDSSVVIYKLFEDEIVENAKSLLESFNSSKERFQGIKVKRKYKWWTPLAHSKLEKIGGPEFSAWTSEHVPAYRLQIDADKVKDAKFEGWRESSGNRWEVLLTHSQMVGLAEIFDMYYEDIYTMPKEELSCGVVSNFTNLSKKKRSSSLMNVLSVTLVSGIFLVSISALSQFCLPHLRKGRLYAQENSSLPSSEIQFAVNESLDAAKLQEFCILICKKMKDSFGWPGDIVTDKKIGAWIGEIPAYFKTMDEADAASEENSTDSTPIPKIDADLKSSAQDIASYQVVLSTDGKIVGFQPTSGVGVNHWAANPLAKELYGGRNLSPGFIEPGLKIHFPDEVILIELLVSINSDAYFALARPV; translated from the exons ATGCATCCTCCTCCACAAGCTCTCTCCCCCCTTTCCTTCCCTCTCCTCTCTCCGCTCCCTCCTTCCCTCTCCTCCAAGTCCAGACCAACCACAAAAATCCCTACATTTTTCTTCCCCAAACTACCCCTAACCATTCCCAAATTTCCCCTCCACGTCCTCCATTGTACTCCAAAACCCACACAACAAGAACAACAAATACTCCAATTCGTAGCGGACTCTAATGAAAATACTCTCCCTTGTGTCAGAACCTTCGAGAACGACTTGGCCCGGCTAAGCCTAGTCGGTTCCGTCCGCTTCGACCAAGCCCTTACTGCCGCCGCCGCCGATGGTGGCCGTGCCGCCTCTGAACACCTTGAATCCGGCGTCCCTGCAATGGTTGTTGAGACTGTCTTCCCTGGCCCCGCCGATGAGCACGCTACCGTCTCCACTCGACTg TTTTTGCCAGCAAAGAAAGTTAAGGAGAAAGCAATCAGACTGAAAAGGTCTTTCAAGGAAGATGTTCTGTCAGGCACTATGTCTCAGAACATTCTTTCAATGACATTTAGACAAGTAGTTTTGCAACAGATATGGAACTTTGAACTCGTTTTGTTCAGACCCGGAACAGAAAGAAACATGAAGGATCTTGAAAACCCGAGAGAG GTTCCTGCTTCCTTCTTTCTCGGTTCATCAGATGAACAAGTTATATCTCTGCTCGCAGAAGCTGTTTGCATTGCTGCTCTTCAAAACACTGAAAGGGTTTTCCTTGATGATTTTATGGGGAAGGGTCCTGGTGGTTTTTTTAGCTGGCTCCGGAAGCCTCAAAGAATTGTATCAAGAGATTCCTCAGTTGTCATTTATAAGTTGTTTGAAGATGAGATCGTTGAGAATGCTAAGAGTTTGCTTGAGAGTTTTAATTCGAGTAAGGAAAGATTTCAGGGAATAAAAGTGAAGCGCAAGTATAAATGGTGGACTCCTTTAGCACACTCTAAGTTGGAAAAAATTGGCGGTCCTGAGTTCAGTGCTTGGACAAGCGAGCATGTACCTGCTTATAGGCTACAGATTGATGCTGATAAAGTGAAGGATGCAAAATTTGAAGGGTGGAGAGAATCTTCAGGGAATAGGTGGGAAGTACTTTTGACCCACTCCCAAATG GTTGGATTGGCTGAAATATTTGATATGTACTATGAAGATATATATACAATGCCCAAAGAAGAGTTATCATGTGGTGTTGTTTCAAATTTCACCaatttgtccaaaaaaaag AGGAGCTCTTCTTTGATGAATGTCTTGTCAGTGACACTTGTAAGTGGAATTTTCCTCGTCAGCATCAGTGCTCTTAGTCAGTTTTGCCTTCCTCATCTCCGCAAAGGACGACTGTATGCTCAAGAAAATAGTTCTCTTCCATCATCAGAAATTCAGTTTGCAGTAAATGAATCTCTGGATGCTGCAAAG TTACAAGAATTTTGCATCTTGATTTGCAAAAAGATGAAGGATTCTTTTGGCTGGCCTGGTGATATAGTGACAGATAAGAAGATTGGTGCCTGGATTGGTGAAATACCAGCTTACTTCAAAACAATGGATGAAGCTGATGCTGCTAGTGAAGAAAATTCAACTGATTCTACCCCCATACCGAAGATTGATGCAGATCTGAAATCATCTGCACAGGATATTGCTAGTTATCAG GTGGTTTTGTCAACTGATGGGAAAATTGTCGGTTTCCAACCTACAAGCGGGGTCGGTGTGAATCATTGGGCAGCCAATCCCCTAGCAAAGGAGCTTTATGGTGGGCGAAATTTATCCCCTG GATTTATTGAACCTGGCCTCAAGATCCACTTCCCGGATGAGGTAATTTTGATAGAGCTGTTGGTGTCAATTAATTCGGATGCCTATTTTGCGTTGGCTAGGCCAGTTTGA
- the LOC118033050 gene encoding uncharacterized protein isoform X4 → MHPPPQALSPLSFPLLSPLPPSLSSKSRPTTKIPTFFFPKLPLTIPKFPLHVLHCTPKPTQQEQQILQFVADSNENTLPCVRTFENDLARLSLVGSVRFDQALTAAAADGGRAASEHLESGVPAMVVETVFPGPADEHATVSTRLVPASFFLGSSDEQVISLLAEAVCIAALQNTERVFLDDFMGKGPGGFFSWLRKPQRIVSRDSSVVIYKLFEDEIVENAKSLLESFNSSKERFQGIKVKRKYKWWTPLAHSKLEKIGGPEFSAWTSEHVPAYRLQIDADKVKDAKFEGWRESSGNRWEVLLTHSQMVGLAEIFDMYYEDIYTMPKEELSCGVVSNFTNLSKKKRSSSLMNVLSVTLVSGIFLVSISALSQFCLPHLRKGRLYAQENSSLPSSEIQFAVNESLDAAKLQEFCILICKKMKDSFGWPGDIVTDKKIGAWIGEIPAYFKTMDEADAASEENSTDSTPIPKIDADLKSSAQDIASYQVVLSTDGKIVGFQPTSGVGVNHWAANPLAKELYGGRNLSPGFIEPGLKIHFPDEVILIELLVSINSDAYFALARPV, encoded by the exons ATGCATCCTCCTCCACAAGCTCTCTCCCCCCTTTCCTTCCCTCTCCTCTCTCCGCTCCCTCCTTCCCTCTCCTCCAAGTCCAGACCAACCACAAAAATCCCTACATTTTTCTTCCCCAAACTACCCCTAACCATTCCCAAATTTCCCCTCCACGTCCTCCATTGTACTCCAAAACCCACACAACAAGAACAACAAATACTCCAATTCGTAGCGGACTCTAATGAAAATACTCTCCCTTGTGTCAGAACCTTCGAGAACGACTTGGCCCGGCTAAGCCTAGTCGGTTCCGTCCGCTTCGACCAAGCCCTTACTGCCGCCGCCGCCGATGGTGGCCGTGCCGCCTCTGAACACCTTGAATCCGGCGTCCCTGCAATGGTTGTTGAGACTGTCTTCCCTGGCCCCGCCGATGAGCACGCTACCGTCTCCACTCGACTg GTTCCTGCTTCCTTCTTTCTCGGTTCATCAGATGAACAAGTTATATCTCTGCTCGCAGAAGCTGTTTGCATTGCTGCTCTTCAAAACACTGAAAGGGTTTTCCTTGATGATTTTATGGGGAAGGGTCCTGGTGGTTTTTTTAGCTGGCTCCGGAAGCCTCAAAGAATTGTATCAAGAGATTCCTCAGTTGTCATTTATAAGTTGTTTGAAGATGAGATCGTTGAGAATGCTAAGAGTTTGCTTGAGAGTTTTAATTCGAGTAAGGAAAGATTTCAGGGAATAAAAGTGAAGCGCAAGTATAAATGGTGGACTCCTTTAGCACACTCTAAGTTGGAAAAAATTGGCGGTCCTGAGTTCAGTGCTTGGACAAGCGAGCATGTACCTGCTTATAGGCTACAGATTGATGCTGATAAAGTGAAGGATGCAAAATTTGAAGGGTGGAGAGAATCTTCAGGGAATAGGTGGGAAGTACTTTTGACCCACTCCCAAATG GTTGGATTGGCTGAAATATTTGATATGTACTATGAAGATATATATACAATGCCCAAAGAAGAGTTATCATGTGGTGTTGTTTCAAATTTCACCaatttgtccaaaaaaaag AGGAGCTCTTCTTTGATGAATGTCTTGTCAGTGACACTTGTAAGTGGAATTTTCCTCGTCAGCATCAGTGCTCTTAGTCAGTTTTGCCTTCCTCATCTCCGCAAAGGACGACTGTATGCTCAAGAAAATAGTTCTCTTCCATCATCAGAAATTCAGTTTGCAGTAAATGAATCTCTGGATGCTGCAAAG TTACAAGAATTTTGCATCTTGATTTGCAAAAAGATGAAGGATTCTTTTGGCTGGCCTGGTGATATAGTGACAGATAAGAAGATTGGTGCCTGGATTGGTGAAATACCAGCTTACTTCAAAACAATGGATGAAGCTGATGCTGCTAGTGAAGAAAATTCAACTGATTCTACCCCCATACCGAAGATTGATGCAGATCTGAAATCATCTGCACAGGATATTGCTAGTTATCAG GTGGTTTTGTCAACTGATGGGAAAATTGTCGGTTTCCAACCTACAAGCGGGGTCGGTGTGAATCATTGGGCAGCCAATCCCCTAGCAAAGGAGCTTTATGGTGGGCGAAATTTATCCCCTG GATTTATTGAACCTGGCCTCAAGATCCACTTCCCGGATGAGGTAATTTTGATAGAGCTGTTGGTGTCAATTAATTCGGATGCCTATTTTGCGTTGGCTAGGCCAGTTTGA